Proteins from a single region of Amycolatopsis sp. CA-230715:
- a CDS encoding MIP/aquaporin family protein produces MNAGTIFLWEMLGTAVLILLGNGVVANHVLRKTNGNGGGPLFVNIGWGFAVFAGASVANPTGAHLNPAVTIGLAVAGKTPWGDVPIYILAQMVGAIIGAILCWATYKLQFDDHPKVEETLGVFSTAPQIPNKVWNLVSEIIGTFVLVGWILFTPAAKMGADGVPTFGNGALGYAGVAFVVLVIGTSLGGPTGYAINPARDLGPRIAYAFLLPMKRKTDPNWGYSWVPVVGPIIGGVLAALVFLVYPSAA; encoded by the coding sequence ATGAACGCGGGTACGATATTCCTGTGGGAGATGTTGGGCACGGCGGTGCTCATTCTCCTCGGCAACGGGGTGGTCGCGAACCACGTGCTGAGGAAGACCAACGGGAACGGCGGCGGGCCGTTGTTCGTGAACATCGGTTGGGGCTTCGCGGTGTTCGCCGGTGCGAGCGTGGCGAATCCGACCGGCGCGCACCTGAATCCCGCCGTGACGATCGGGCTCGCGGTCGCGGGCAAGACGCCGTGGGGCGACGTCCCGATCTACATTCTCGCGCAGATGGTCGGCGCGATCATCGGCGCGATCCTCTGCTGGGCCACCTACAAGCTGCAGTTCGACGACCACCCGAAGGTGGAGGAAACGCTGGGCGTCTTCTCCACCGCGCCGCAGATCCCGAACAAGGTGTGGAACCTGGTTTCGGAGATCATCGGCACCTTCGTGCTGGTCGGCTGGATCCTGTTCACCCCGGCCGCGAAGATGGGCGCCGACGGCGTCCCGACGTTCGGCAACGGCGCGCTCGGCTACGCCGGTGTCGCCTTCGTCGTGCTGGTGATCGGCACCTCGCTCGGCGGCCCGACCGGGTACGCCATCAACCCGGCGCGCGACCTCGGCCCGCGCATCGCCTACGCGTTCCTCCTGCCGATGAAGCGCAAGACCGACCCGAACTGGGGCTACTCGTGGGTCCCCGTCGTCGGCCCGATCATCGGCGGTGTCCTCGCCGCGCTGGTATTCCTCGTCTACCCGTCCGCCGCCTGA
- the glpK gene encoding glycerol kinase GlpK gives MTSYVAAIDQGTTSTRMMIFNHSGRVVAVDQREHEQIFPQAGWVEHNANEVWENTRAVAAGALAKADLRPTDIVAVGITNQRETAVVWDRNTGEPVYNAIVWQDTRTDKIVAELGALGGGQERYRAKTGLPLATYFSGPKIKWILDNVDGARERAEAGDLIFGNMDTWVLWNMTGGTDGGVHVTDPTNASRTLLMDLDTLTWDAEIAADMGVPLSMLPEIRSSSEEYGKVRERGALAGVPISGILGDQQAATFGQACLSPGEAKNTYGTGNFMLLNTGTEKVMSENGLLTTVCYKIGSNDTVYALEGSIAVTGSLVQWLRDNLGLISSAAEVEEFANTVDDNGGAYFVPAFSGLFAPYWRSDARGAIVGLTRYVNKGHISRAVLEATAFQSREVIDAMNADSGVPLKSLKVDGGMVVNELLMQFQADILGVPVIRPVVNETTALGAAYAAGLAVGFWESEDDIRANWAKDKQWDPAMDENRRESEYRNWKKAVTRTFDWVEGE, from the coding sequence ATGACCTCCTACGTAGCCGCCATCGACCAGGGCACCACCTCGACCCGGATGATGATCTTCAACCACTCCGGCCGGGTGGTCGCGGTCGACCAGCGCGAGCACGAGCAGATCTTCCCGCAGGCGGGCTGGGTCGAGCACAACGCGAACGAGGTGTGGGAAAACACCAGGGCGGTCGCCGCGGGCGCACTGGCCAAGGCGGACCTGCGGCCGACGGACATCGTCGCGGTCGGCATCACCAACCAGCGCGAGACCGCGGTGGTGTGGGACCGCAACACCGGCGAGCCGGTGTACAACGCGATCGTCTGGCAGGACACCCGCACCGACAAGATCGTGGCCGAGCTGGGCGCGTTAGGCGGCGGGCAGGAGCGCTACCGCGCGAAGACCGGCCTGCCGCTGGCGACCTACTTCTCCGGCCCGAAGATCAAGTGGATACTGGACAATGTGGACGGTGCCCGCGAGCGCGCCGAAGCCGGTGACCTGATCTTCGGCAACATGGACACCTGGGTGCTGTGGAATATGACCGGCGGCACGGACGGCGGCGTGCACGTCACCGATCCGACCAACGCCTCGCGCACCCTGCTGATGGACCTCGACACCCTCACCTGGGACGCCGAAATCGCCGCCGACATGGGTGTCCCGCTGTCGATGCTGCCGGAGATCCGGTCGTCCTCTGAGGAGTACGGCAAGGTCCGCGAACGCGGCGCGCTGGCGGGCGTGCCGATCTCCGGCATCCTCGGCGACCAGCAGGCCGCCACGTTCGGGCAGGCCTGCCTTTCGCCGGGTGAAGCCAAGAACACCTACGGCACCGGCAACTTCATGCTGCTCAACACCGGCACTGAGAAGGTCATGTCGGAGAACGGGCTGCTCACCACGGTCTGCTACAAGATCGGCTCGAACGACACGGTGTACGCGCTGGAAGGGTCGATCGCGGTCACCGGCTCGCTGGTGCAGTGGCTGCGCGACAACCTCGGCCTGATCTCCTCGGCGGCCGAGGTCGAGGAATTCGCGAACACCGTCGACGACAACGGCGGCGCCTACTTCGTGCCCGCGTTCTCCGGTCTTTTCGCGCCGTACTGGCGTTCCGACGCGCGCGGCGCGATCGTCGGGCTCACCAGGTACGTCAACAAGGGCCACATTTCGCGCGCCGTGCTTGAGGCGACCGCGTTCCAGTCGCGCGAGGTGATCGACGCGATGAACGCCGATTCCGGGGTGCCGTTGAAATCGCTGAAGGTCGACGGCGGCATGGTGGTCAACGAGCTGCTCATGCAGTTCCAGGCGGACATCCTCGGCGTGCCGGTGATCCGGCCGGTGGTGAACGAGACCACCGCGCTCGGCGCCGCCTACGCCGCGGGCCTCGCCGTCGGGTTCTGGGAGAGCGAGGACGACATCCGCGCCAACTGGGCGAAGGACAAGCAGTGGGACCCGGCGATGGACGAGAATCGCCGCGAATCGGAGTACCGGAACTGGAAGAAGGCCGTCACGAGGACCTTCGACTGGGTCGAAGGCGAGTGA